In the genome of Halostella limicola, one region contains:
- the gcvPB gene encoding aminomethyl-transferring glycine dehydrogenase subunit GcvPB yields MTKFDQARWTNEEDDQYEPLLSEKDSTEVEIDGDSPLPDDLTRDSLELPELSEPELARHYTRLSEMNYGIDSGPYPLGSCTMKYNPKFTEDVAALPDAAVHPDRSEGSVQGTLELLHGLQDYLARIGGMDAVTLQPPAGAAGEFTGILVAKAYHEANDEGHRHEVIVPESAHGTNFASAALGGYDVVELPGGDDGRVDLDALEAALSEDTAALMLTNPNTLGLFERDIEEIAEMVHDVGGLLYYDGANLNALLGRARPGDMGFDIMHYNVHKTFATPHGGGGPGAGPVGVVADLEPFLPTPRVREADDGYELFEPEETVGKVHGYQGNWLVLVKAYAYIARLGDPGLRDASAKAVLNANYLGERVDYDVPYGPYHHEFVASAGDQDAADVAKRMLDYGVHPPTTKWPEIVPEALMTEPTEIENRETLDQLAAAFNAVSVEDDGTLAAAPERTTARRIDQTSAARDLRLSWQSLEE; encoded by the coding sequence ATGACCAAATTCGATCAAGCGCGCTGGACGAATGAAGAGGACGACCAGTACGAGCCGTTGCTCTCGGAGAAGGACTCCACGGAGGTCGAGATCGACGGCGACTCGCCGCTCCCGGACGACCTCACTCGCGACTCGCTCGAACTGCCGGAACTCTCCGAACCGGAGCTCGCCCGCCACTACACCCGGCTCTCGGAGATGAACTACGGCATCGACAGCGGCCCCTACCCGCTGGGGTCCTGCACGATGAAGTACAACCCCAAGTTCACCGAGGACGTGGCGGCCCTGCCCGACGCCGCGGTCCACCCGGACCGCTCCGAGGGCTCCGTGCAGGGGACGCTCGAACTGCTCCACGGCCTGCAGGACTACCTCGCGCGCATCGGCGGGATGGACGCGGTCACGCTCCAGCCGCCCGCGGGGGCCGCCGGGGAGTTCACCGGAATCCTCGTCGCGAAGGCGTACCACGAGGCCAACGACGAGGGCCACCGCCACGAGGTTATCGTCCCCGAGAGCGCCCACGGCACCAACTTCGCCAGCGCCGCGCTGGGGGGCTACGACGTGGTCGAACTCCCCGGCGGCGACGACGGCCGGGTGGACCTCGACGCGCTCGAAGCGGCGCTCTCCGAGGACACCGCCGCGCTGATGCTCACGAACCCGAACACGCTAGGGCTCTTCGAGCGCGACATCGAGGAGATCGCCGAGATGGTCCACGACGTGGGCGGCCTGCTGTACTACGACGGAGCGAACCTGAACGCCCTGCTCGGCCGCGCCCGCCCCGGCGACATGGGCTTCGACATCATGCACTACAACGTCCACAAGACGTTCGCCACGCCCCACGGCGGCGGCGGACCCGGCGCCGGCCCGGTCGGCGTCGTCGCGGACCTCGAACCGTTCCTGCCGACGCCCCGGGTTCGCGAGGCCGACGACGGGTACGAGCTGTTCGAACCCGAGGAGACCGTCGGGAAGGTCCACGGGTACCAGGGCAACTGGCTCGTCCTCGTGAAGGCCTACGCCTACATCGCCCGCCTCGGCGACCCCGGCCTGCGCGACGCGAGCGCGAAGGCCGTACTGAACGCGAACTACCTCGGCGAGCGCGTCGACTACGACGTGCCGTACGGCCCGTACCACCACGAGTTCGTCGCCAGCGCCGGCGACCAGGACGCCGCCGACGTGGCGAAGCGCATGCTCGACTACGGCGTCCACCCGCCGACCACGAAGTGGCCGGAGATCGTCCCCGAGGCGCTGATGACCGAGCCGACGGAGATCGAGAACCGCGAGACGCTCGACCAACTGGCCGCCGCGTTCAACGCGGTCAGCGTCGAGGACGACGGGACGCTCGCCGCCGCGCCCGAGCGCACCACCGCTCGCCGCATCGATCAGACCTCCGCGGCGCGGGACCTGCGTCTCTCCTGGCAGTCGCTGGAGGAGTAG
- a CDS encoding DUF7838 family putative zinc beta-ribbon protein has product MAQELDHYCPSCEEDHTFWRAASTNLHLGEKKKWRCPECNYAFVTINGIDSSEADTEA; this is encoded by the coding sequence ATGGCCCAAGAACTCGACCACTACTGTCCGTCGTGCGAGGAGGACCACACCTTCTGGCGAGCCGCGAGCACGAACCTGCACCTCGGCGAGAAGAAGAAGTGGCGCTGCCCCGAGTGCAACTACGCGTTCGTCACGATCAACGGCATCGACTCCAGCGAAGCCGACACCGAAGCGTAA
- a CDS encoding FecCD family ABC transporter permease, whose translation MASDSQTGAGAAVREQRFGWFDRSLAVVVAVSTALIVAAGLVQVSFGPFSMTVVEAWRAVFAREVILNPDAWRAFAFGTELPPMSKESVIAWNMRLPRVLVAIVVGAALAVSGAIFQAVTRNELASPFVLGVSSGAGFAVLLVLVVFSSLAAYLPLFAAFGGAAAFIVVYAIAWKGGTSPVRLVLAGVIVNMVFHSLQMGVFFFVDDVGVARQAIAWTTGSLTGTDWEEVRLAAPWAAISVLLAFAGSRQLNVLLLGEETASSLGMPVERMRFALSGVAILAASAAIAVAGIVSFVGLIVPHVVRTLVGSDYRRLIVGCAFAGPALTVTADVGARLALGSVQMPVGIVTGLLGGPYFLYLMRSQEKLGEL comes from the coding sequence ATGGCTAGCGATTCGCAAACCGGGGCCGGAGCGGCGGTGCGCGAGCAGCGGTTCGGCTGGTTCGACCGCTCGCTCGCGGTCGTCGTCGCGGTCAGCACGGCTCTCATCGTCGCGGCCGGCCTCGTGCAGGTCAGTTTCGGCCCGTTCTCGATGACGGTCGTCGAGGCCTGGCGCGCCGTCTTCGCCCGCGAGGTGATCCTCAACCCCGACGCGTGGCGGGCGTTCGCGTTCGGAACGGAGCTCCCACCGATGTCAAAAGAGAGCGTCATCGCCTGGAACATGCGCCTCCCGCGGGTGCTCGTCGCGATCGTCGTCGGGGCGGCGCTCGCGGTGTCGGGCGCGATCTTCCAGGCCGTGACGCGGAACGAGCTCGCCAGCCCGTTCGTGCTAGGGGTGAGTTCCGGCGCGGGGTTCGCGGTGCTCCTCGTGCTCGTCGTGTTCAGCAGCCTGGCGGCGTACCTCCCGCTGTTCGCCGCGTTCGGCGGCGCGGCGGCGTTCATCGTCGTCTACGCGATCGCCTGGAAGGGCGGGACGAGCCCCGTCCGCCTCGTGCTCGCCGGCGTCATCGTCAACATGGTGTTTCACTCCCTGCAGATGGGGGTGTTCTTCTTCGTCGACGACGTCGGCGTCGCCCGGCAGGCCATCGCGTGGACGACGGGGTCGCTGACGGGGACCGACTGGGAGGAGGTGCGACTCGCAGCCCCGTGGGCCGCCATCTCGGTCCTTCTCGCCTTCGCCGGGTCGCGACAGCTGAACGTGTTGCTCTTGGGGGAGGAGACGGCGTCCTCGCTCGGGATGCCCGTCGAGAGGATGCGGTTCGCGCTCTCGGGCGTCGCCATCCTCGCGGCGTCGGCGGCGATCGCCGTCGCCGGCATCGTCAGCTTCGTCGGCCTGATCGTCCCCCACGTCGTCCGGACGCTGGTCGGGAGCGACTACCGGCGACTGATCGTCGGCTGCGCCTTCGCGGGCCCCGCGCTGACGGTCACGGCGGACGTCGGCGCGCGCCTCGCGCTCGGGTCCGTGCAGATGCCCGTCGGCATCGTGACGGGGCTGCTCGGCGGGCCCTATTTCCTCTACCTGATGCGGAGTCAAGAGAAACTGGGTGAACTCTAA
- a CDS encoding ABC transporter ATP-binding protein — MSERIIPRRTEGSDDRETTDATGSTDGSEFEGEDLVVGYGDDPVVDGESVAVPAGEVTALVGPNGSGKSTLLKALADQLSPESGTVRVDGREVHDMGTKELARKVGLLSQENVAPGSLTVEDLVAHGRYPHRGTFESVDEDDVAAVDRAVSLAGIDHLRDAEVGSLSGGQKQLAWIAMALAQETDVLLLDEPTTFLDLHHQLEVMEIVETLRDESDTTVVLVLHDISQAARHADHVLAMKDGEILARGPPEEVVTEELLRDVFRVEATVNYCMNGPRIVPQSAYHDEE, encoded by the coding sequence ATGAGCGAACGAATCATACCACGGCGGACGGAGGGGAGCGACGACCGCGAAACGACGGACGCGACCGGATCGACCGACGGGAGCGAGTTCGAGGGCGAGGACCTCGTCGTCGGCTACGGCGACGACCCCGTCGTCGACGGGGAGTCGGTCGCCGTTCCGGCCGGCGAGGTGACGGCGCTCGTCGGGCCGAACGGGAGCGGGAAGAGCACGTTGCTGAAGGCGCTCGCCGACCAGTTGTCCCCCGAGTCCGGGACTGTCCGGGTGGACGGCCGCGAAGTGCACGACATGGGGACGAAGGAGCTCGCGCGGAAGGTCGGGCTGCTCTCCCAGGAGAACGTCGCGCCGGGGAGCCTGACCGTGGAGGACCTGGTGGCGCACGGGCGCTACCCTCACCGCGGGACGTTCGAGTCGGTGGACGAGGACGACGTGGCCGCGGTCGACCGCGCCGTCTCGCTGGCCGGGATCGACCACCTCCGCGACGCCGAGGTGGGCAGTCTCAGCGGCGGACAGAAGCAGCTCGCGTGGATCGCGATGGCGCTGGCACAGGAGACGGACGTCCTCCTGCTCGACGAGCCGACGACGTTTCTCGACCTGCACCACCAGCTGGAAGTGATGGAGATCGTCGAGACGCTCAGGGACGAGAGCGACACCACCGTCGTCCTCGTCCTCCACGACATCAGCCAGGCGGCCCGCCACGCCGACCACGTGCTGGCCATGAAAGACGGCGAGATACTCGCCCGCGGCCCGCCGGAGGAGGTCGTCACGGAGGAGCTGCTGCGGGACGTGTTCCGCGTGGAGGCGACCGTGAACTACTGCATGAACGGGCCGCGGATCGTCCCGCAGAGCGCCTACCACGACGAGGAGTAG
- a CDS encoding cob(I)yrinic acid a,c-diamide adenosyltransferase produces MKIYTGRGDEGKTDLRDMTRVSKTSPRIEAYGTVDELNALIGTVVPTGHDDVDEQLSGMQNHLHVVQADLANPDPDEGDPVVRAEHVDEVEDWIDSYDDELDPLEQFVLPGGSEPGARLHHARTVCRRAERRVVALAEEEEINGQTVEYLNRLSDALFTLGRVVNKREGVREENPSY; encoded by the coding sequence ATGAAGATATACACCGGTCGCGGCGACGAGGGGAAGACCGACCTGCGAGACATGACCCGCGTCTCCAAGACGAGCCCCCGCATCGAGGCGTACGGGACGGTCGACGAGCTCAACGCCCTGATCGGGACCGTCGTGCCGACGGGCCACGACGACGTGGACGAGCAGCTCTCCGGGATGCAGAACCACCTCCACGTGGTGCAGGCGGACCTCGCGAACCCGGACCCCGACGAGGGCGACCCCGTCGTCCGCGCCGAACACGTCGACGAGGTCGAGGACTGGATCGACTCCTACGACGACGAGCTCGACCCGCTGGAGCAGTTCGTCCTCCCCGGCGGCTCGGAGCCGGGCGCGCGCCTCCACCACGCGCGGACGGTCTGCCGGCGCGCCGAGCGCCGCGTCGTGGCGCTCGCCGAAGAAGAGGAGATAAACGGGCAGACCGTCGAGTACCTGAACCGCCTCTCGGACGCGCTGTTCACCCTCGGCCGGGTCGTCAACAAGCGCGAGGGCGTCCGCGAGGAGAACCCGTCGTACTGA
- a CDS encoding adenine deaminase C-terminal domain-containing protein translates to MNGIQAVALGAGTADLVVRNGRVLIAHLGEFRERDVAVVGDRIAALPADASGVVGDDTTVIDADGRAVVPGFVDAHTHADFFQTIETAYHRLLEGGTTAVVTETSALGGAFGADGVRELLAAAEDLPLAVRATVPAQPFFDTFDEPADEATREAVLDLLGDDRVVGVGESDWIHVVGRDSPAEEVYERARSLGKRVVGHGAGCSDEKLTAYAGVVDNDHEAIAADEILDRVERGIHPVGRTGSVRDDSDAFAEALRERDFDASLSTDGVWPDALVEGEAMDGAVRRVIDAGVDPATALRTATLGPARHFGLDDRGAVAPGNAADLVILGDVETVAVDAVVAGGEVVVSDGEATVGPREHGYPAEYRDSVSVDAPPERFRVPAGAARDGAVRALEYRHGLITTETAVEPAVDGDALAAAPDDDVAKAALLDRRPGVDDGFVGFLTGLGIEEGAAATTLTWEASAVAAVGVDDEAMAAAVDRVAEMGGGWAVVSGGEATPESRNAAGAATGDVVAELPTPIAGFATDAPVAETATRLDDVRDALRSIGVGVERPLLAVQTLSFVGVPSLKLTARGYADIFDRSVVGLTPDAE, encoded by the coding sequence ATGAACGGGATACAGGCGGTCGCGCTTGGCGCGGGAACCGCCGACCTGGTCGTGAGGAACGGCCGCGTCCTGATCGCGCACCTCGGCGAGTTCCGCGAGCGCGACGTGGCGGTCGTCGGTGACCGGATCGCCGCCCTCCCGGCCGACGCGAGCGGGGTCGTCGGCGACGACACGACCGTGATCGACGCCGACGGGCGGGCGGTCGTCCCGGGCTTCGTCGACGCGCACACGCACGCGGACTTCTTCCAGACGATCGAGACCGCGTACCACCGCCTCCTCGAGGGCGGGACGACGGCGGTCGTCACGGAGACGTCCGCGCTCGGCGGCGCGTTCGGGGCCGATGGCGTCCGCGAACTGCTCGCGGCCGCCGAGGACCTGCCGCTCGCGGTCCGGGCGACCGTCCCGGCACAGCCCTTCTTCGACACGTTCGACGAGCCCGCCGACGAGGCGACCCGGGAAGCCGTCCTCGACCTGCTCGGCGACGACCGCGTGGTCGGCGTCGGCGAGTCCGACTGGATCCACGTCGTCGGCCGGGACTCGCCCGCGGAAGAGGTCTACGAGCGCGCCCGGTCGCTCGGCAAGCGGGTCGTCGGCCACGGCGCGGGCTGTTCGGACGAGAAGCTGACCGCCTACGCCGGGGTCGTCGACAACGACCACGAGGCGATCGCCGCCGACGAGATCCTCGACCGAGTGGAGCGCGGGATTCACCCCGTCGGCCGCACCGGGTCGGTCCGCGACGACAGCGACGCCTTCGCCGAAGCGCTGCGGGAGCGCGACTTCGACGCCTCGCTCTCGACCGACGGCGTCTGGCCGGACGCCCTCGTGGAAGGGGAAGCGATGGACGGCGCGGTCCGCCGGGTGATCGACGCCGGCGTCGACCCTGCGACCGCGCTCCGCACCGCGACGCTCGGGCCGGCGCGGCACTTCGGCCTGGACGACCGCGGCGCAGTCGCGCCCGGTAACGCGGCGGACCTCGTAATCCTCGGCGACGTCGAGACGGTCGCCGTCGACGCCGTCGTGGCCGGCGGCGAGGTCGTCGTCAGCGACGGCGAGGCGACCGTCGGCCCGCGCGAACACGGCTACCCCGCCGAATACCGCGACTCGGTGTCGGTCGACGCGCCGCCGGAGCGGTTCCGCGTCCCGGCCGGCGCCGCCCGCGACGGGGCGGTGCGCGCTCTGGAGTACCGTCACGGCCTCATCACGACGGAGACCGCGGTCGAACCGGCCGTCGACGGCGACGCGCTCGCCGCCGCGCCCGACGACGACGTGGCGAAGGCCGCCCTGCTCGACCGCCGGCCGGGGGTCGACGACGGGTTCGTCGGGTTCCTCACGGGGCTGGGGATCGAGGAGGGCGCGGCCGCGACCACGCTCACCTGGGAGGCCTCGGCCGTCGCCGCGGTGGGCGTCGACGACGAGGCGATGGCGGCCGCCGTCGACCGCGTCGCCGAGATGGGCGGCGGCTGGGCGGTCGTCAGCGGCGGGGAGGCGACGCCGGAGTCCCGGAACGCGGCCGGCGCCGCGACCGGCGACGTCGTCGCGGAACTGCCGACGCCGATCGCCGGCTTCGCGACGGACGCCCCCGTCGCAGAGACGGCTACGAGACTGGACGACGTTCGAGACGCGCTCCGGTCGATCGGGGTCGGCGTCGAGCGGCCGCTGCTCGCGGTCCAGACGCTCTCGTTCGTCGGCGTCCCGTCGCTGAAACTGACCGCGCGGGGCTACGCGGACATCTTCGACCGGTCGGTCGTCGGCCTGACGCCCGACGCCGAGTGA
- a CDS encoding MBL fold metallo-hydrolase, which yields MFSRLSIPTPFQVGPVNAYLAGRTLVDPGPDSEEAWSQLLEELEKRDLTPADVEQVLVTHPHPDHFGLARRFRDEGARVLASPASSRIIEDFAARLEYEQTFFVDCFERHGMARSTAKTVTELPEAYLQYAPDCDTDRLLEAGEEVTVDDEPIRMREAEGHAPGELVFEYDGAEGREAIVGDQVLPDITPNPLLQPPAEEGRERPRVLPAFNDSLDALREVGYDRLLPGHREIIDDPGGRIAEIRASHEERTENVRDLVDGKTTAMEVMEELFGDLPATELFPGMSEAIGHLDVLEARGEVTRSERGGVVVYERA from the coding sequence ATGTTCTCACGGCTCTCGATCCCGACGCCGTTTCAGGTCGGGCCGGTCAACGCCTACCTCGCCGGCCGGACCCTCGTCGACCCCGGTCCCGACAGCGAGGAGGCGTGGTCGCAGTTGCTCGAAGAACTGGAGAAGCGGGACCTGACGCCCGCGGACGTGGAGCAGGTGCTGGTCACGCACCCGCACCCGGACCACTTCGGCCTCGCCCGGCGGTTCCGCGACGAGGGAGCGCGCGTCCTCGCCAGTCCGGCGTCGTCCCGGATCATCGAGGACTTCGCGGCCAGACTGGAGTACGAGCAGACTTTCTTCGTCGACTGCTTCGAGCGCCACGGGATGGCGCGCTCGACCGCGAAGACCGTCACAGAACTCCCGGAGGCGTACCTCCAGTACGCGCCGGACTGCGACACCGACCGCCTGCTAGAGGCCGGCGAGGAGGTCACCGTCGACGACGAACCCATACGGATGCGGGAGGCCGAGGGCCACGCCCCGGGCGAACTCGTCTTCGAGTACGACGGGGCGGAGGGGCGCGAGGCGATCGTCGGCGACCAGGTGCTCCCCGACATCACGCCCAACCCGCTCCTCCAGCCCCCAGCGGAGGAGGGCCGCGAGCGCCCGCGCGTCCTGCCGGCGTTCAACGACTCGCTGGACGCGCTGCGCGAGGTCGGCTACGACCGGCTGCTCCCCGGACACCGCGAGATCATCGACGACCCCGGCGGCCGCATCGCCGAGATCCGGGCGTCCCACGAGGAGCGCACCGAGAACGTCCGCGACCTCGTCGACGGGAAGACGACGGCGATGGAGGTGATGGAGGAGCTGTTCGGCGACCTGCCGGCGACGGAGCTGTTCCCCGGGATGAGCGAGGCGATCGGTCACCTCGACGTGCTCGAAGCGCGCGGCGAAGTCACCCGGTCCGAGCGCGGCGGCGTCGTCGTGTACGAGCGAGCATGA
- a CDS encoding DUF7553 family protein, whose amino-acid sequence MNRHFDDARYYLKRAGYHVKKGLGEELDPVERRVRELTGREAEPEPNRAEKVRRELGALGDRAEYRAKRAVSGARRRLRN is encoded by the coding sequence ATGAACCGTCACTTCGACGACGCACGGTACTACCTGAAGCGCGCCGGCTACCACGTGAAGAAGGGTCTCGGCGAGGAACTCGATCCCGTCGAACGCCGCGTCCGGGAACTGACCGGCCGCGAGGCCGAACCCGAGCCGAACCGCGCGGAGAAGGTCCGCCGCGAACTCGGCGCCCTCGGCGACCGCGCCGAGTACCGAGCGAAGCGCGCCGTCTCCGGGGCCCGACGCCGGCTCCGCAACTGA
- a CDS encoding ParB/RepB/Spo0J family partition protein has translation MVEYTEIDPNELEIDELNERKEDVGPHKGIESLEESVRQQGVIEAPIVRNSGDGNYKVIVGQRRTLAAQAAGLDEIPVRIVDWDDAEAIEASITENVDAFRKSVSRTDRSEALLKLMKINDWTQEEAAEQLGISSAQVGEWLERTRDAWEGTDVHVSSNGETDSETRAKVDQVDDKKLSAIRRATGGGEEGEKLVKKVSEDDISQREVLEAKKRADRGEDFEKAIEEVHSQQSAEGDMRVSTQVTFTGDYAEGLQSAAKTRGTSEDQIVREAIEDYLKREGYL, from the coding sequence ATGGTCGAATATACTGAAATAGACCCAAACGAGCTGGAAATTGATGAATTGAACGAACGGAAAGAAGACGTTGGTCCGCATAAGGGGATAGAGTCGCTTGAAGAAAGTGTTCGTCAGCAAGGGGTTATTGAAGCTCCTATTGTTCGAAACTCAGGTGATGGTAATTACAAGGTGATCGTCGGCCAACGACGAACGCTTGCAGCACAGGCAGCAGGTTTGGATGAGATTCCTGTCAGGATCGTAGACTGGGATGACGCAGAGGCGATCGAGGCCTCGATCACGGAAAACGTAGATGCCTTTCGGAAATCTGTTTCCCGAACAGACCGTTCCGAGGCTCTCTTGAAATTGATGAAAATCAATGATTGGACGCAAGAAGAAGCTGCTGAACAGTTAGGTATCAGCAGTGCTCAAGTAGGAGAGTGGTTAGAACGGACCCGTGACGCATGGGAGGGAACAGACGTTCACGTTTCCAGTAATGGTGAGACTGATTCTGAAACACGGGCAAAGGTTGATCAAGTAGACGACAAGAAGCTTTCTGCTATCCGTCGTGCTACTGGAGGAGGGGAGGAAGGAGAAAAATTAGTAAAGAAAGTATCAGAAGATGACATCAGCCAGCGAGAAGTATTAGAGGCAAAAAAGCGAGCAGACCGAGGTGAAGATTTCGAGAAAGCGATTGAAGAGGTTCACTCGCAACAATCTGCAGAAGGCGATATGCGAGTGAGTACACAAGTAACGTTCACTGGGGACTATGCAGAAGGCCTGCAATCAGCAGCAAAGACCCGAGGAACTTCTGAAGATCAGATAGTTCGGGAGGCTATTGAGGATTATCTCAAGAGAGAAGGATATCTATAG